A stretch of DNA from Halobacillus litoralis:
TCGGTTCGTCAAGTTGTGTAATCTTATCGGTCAAACGCTGTTTGTCAATCGTTCTGATTTGTTCCAGTAGGATCACAGAATTTCGCTCGAACCCATATTTTTCTGCATTAATTTCGACATGTGTTGGAAGTTTGGCTTTTTGTATTTGCGCTGTAATCGCGGCTACGATCACGGTAGGGCTAAAACGATTACCAATATCATTTTGAAGGACGAGTACAGGACGAACCCCGCCTTGTTCTGATCCCACAACTGGGGACAAATCAGCGAAATAAACGTCACCTCGTTTGACTATCACTGGCTTCACACCCCGCTCACTAGTTGCTCCAGGGTGTGTTCGGCCTCCTCTTCAGCTTGAAACGCTTCTGAAGCGATATTTAAATTGATTTTCGCCATTTCCATGTAGCCTCTACGCATGGATTCTCTGATATGTCGCTGTTTCTTCTCACGCAAATACATTTTCGTTGCTTGACACATGAAATCGCTCCGATCACTGTTATCGAGTTGAATGAAGCCATCCACTTCATTGAGTAGGTTATCCGGAATCCGGATGACAATCTCCTGCATGCTATCGGACAAAACCATACACCTCCACCATCTTCTCTCAAAAGAAACCAGTCAATTAGTCCACTCTAATCTTATCAAACGGGAGTGTCCATTGCAAAGGAGTGTTGGAATTTTTTCGTGAATTATGAAAGCTTTTATCCTTACATCGGGAGAATTGTCCGAAAACGGGAAGCTTACTCACAACAAAGAGTTTCTCACCTCTACCGTTCTCCCATCTTCTTGAAAAACCCTCGGCACCCTTTGGCTGATCATGCAGGGTATCTCATAATTGATTGTTTCGAGATGCTCTGCTATTTCATCGGCTGAAATTTCTTGATCCCCTTGTTTACCAATTAAGGTAACCTTTGTCCCTATAGGATATTCCTGATCCAGCCGAATCATGAATTGATCCATGCAAATTCTTCCGACAATCGGCTGTCGTTTCCCGTCGACAAGAACCTCCGCACCTTGAAGCTTACGGATCCAGCCATCCGCATAACCAAGCGGTATAGTGCCGATCCACTCTTCTTTTTCCGATGTGTAGGTAGCCCCGTAACTAATGGATTCTCCGGCCTTTATTTTTTTGACATGGATCAGCCGGCTCGACAAGGAAAAAGCAGGCTTCAAGTCGATTGGTCGTTCCTTTTTGACATGGGGAGAAGGATAAAGTCCATACATGCTGATCCCGAAACGAACAAAATGATCCATCCGCTCAGGAACCCTCATACTTGTCGCACTGTTACTTGTATGAATTTCGACATCTTCTGCCCAATTCCTCTTAAAATAAGAAAACAATTCGTTCCAGCGCTTTTGTTGTTCATTAAAATACTCGGATTCTTCCTCATCCGCTGTAGCGAAGTGCGTGAACAAAGCTTCCAATTGAAACTGAGGAGTTTCAGCTAGAACAGCTAGAACCCCCTCTAGTTCTGTCACCGTTCTCACACCGATCCGCCCCATCCCTGTATCGATTTTCAAATGAAGTTTCAAAGGGTTAGAACTCCGTAGACCGGCCGCTTCCTTCAGCCAATCTTTTTGGA
This window harbors:
- a CDS encoding type II toxin-antitoxin system PemK/MazF family toxin, with the translated sequence MIVKRGDVYFADLSPVVGSEQGGVRPVLVLQNDIGNRFSPTVIVAAITAQIQKAKLPTHVEINAEKYGFERNSVILLEQIRTIDKQRLTDKITQLDEPMMQQVNKALQISLGLIDF
- the alr gene encoding alanine racemase, whose protein sequence is MAWDTYYRDSIAEVELTAIEYNIQQLKQRLEKNTDICAVVKADAYGHGDIQVARAALKAGAKSLAVALLDEALKLRRAGIEAPILVMGWTRPQDAAVAGENNIALTVFQKDWLKEAAGLRSSNPLKLHLKIDTGMGRIGVRTVTELEGVLAVLAETPQFQLEALFTHFATADEEESEYFNEQQKRWNELFSYFKRNWAEDVEIHTSNSATSMRVPERMDHFVRFGISMYGLYPSPHVKKERPIDLKPAFSLSSRLIHVKKIKAGESISYGATYTSEKEEWIGTIPLGYADGWIRKLQGAEVLVDGKRQPIVGRICMDQFMIRLDQEYPIGTKVTLIGKQGDQEISADEIAEHLETINYEIPCMISQRVPRVFQEDGRTVEVRNSLL
- a CDS encoding CopG family ribbon-helix-helix protein is translated as MVLSDSMQEIVIRIPDNLLNEVDGFIQLDNSDRSDFMCQATKMYLREKKQRHIRESMRRGYMEMAKINLNIASEAFQAEEEAEHTLEQLVSGV